GTGGCTGGCACCTGGGGGACTAATATTCCCGGATTCCGCACAGCTGTACCTGGGCGCCATCTCGGGTCAAGAGGGTGAGGTTGGCCAGGACCTCGACCAGTGGAACGATTTGTACGACATCGACATGGGGGCCATTCGTCGCAGCTGCGAGGGCACTGCCGTGGTGGCGCACGTCGATGCACGCCAGATGATGAGCAAGGTCGTCCTGGTGAAGTCGCTGGACCTGTACACCGCCCCCCGCCACTCCTGCTTCACTCGCTGCCACTACGAGCTGAAGGTCACGCGCAGCGGACAGGTCCACGCCTTTTTCGCCTATTTCGATGTGGGTTTCGGGAAATCGCCAAATCGCGTATGCCTCAGCACGTCGCCGCAAGCCCCCTGGACCCACTGGAACCAGACCGTCTTCCATATGAAGTCTCCACTGACCGTCGGCCCGGAGGAGACCATCAGGGGAATGTTCAGTATCAAGCCAAGCTTGAAGAACATTTACGGATTGGAGTTTGACATTAATTTTGAGCACAAGGGCAAGGAAAAGTCCATACGAGCCAAGCAATCCTTCTTTCTGGACTACTTTCTCCCGCAAGGACTATCCTAGAGAGGCCTAGGCTGGACCGACACTGGCTCTATCCTGCAGCCACAATGAAACAAGAAAGACCAGCAGACCAGCAGCAAAACCACATTTTGAGAGCaatgtttatatgattttactCTGTGTGTAGGCATACTCGTATATCCCACACACAGTGTTGCAAATATACGTACACTTCATTGCTCAAAGAGTATCGGCCAGAGCGACCACCCAACACTGTACTTCTGGAACAAAGAATAGTCGGTAGGGTATTAGAAAGTGCGAAAGTCTAGGTAAATGAGTCAAACTATCGTTTTtcctgcacacacacacagagcccGGACTCTGTTTTTGGTAAATGGTGTAAATAAGTGCAGAGCCAGcatttaattatttaaaacAATTTTGCGATGTGTGTGCATCTTTGTGTGTGGTGGGAATGCTAGTGCGCATTTCATACACGACCCGTAATTTATGCGCCATGTTTTCATTttccaaatttttttttggtttctgGTTTCTGTTGTTTCCATTTCTCATTTTTTCGCCACAGTTTATTTATGTTTGTTGGTCAACTAAAGCCATAAACTAAGGCATTAAGCGAATGCTTAATATCGTTTGCCCATAAAATTGACAAAATATTTGGAACGTTCGACAACACTCGACTGCCCCGCGGCGTGATAAATGCTTTTCGAACTGTAAAAAACGCTCTCTGGCAGCCAGTTGTCAGTAGTGGGTGAAGGATGCCCCAAGGGCGTATCATCTCTGGGTCTGGCTGGTGCATCTCTGGATCCCTGGATCCAGCTCCTCGCGCGGAGTTTTCAATCAAATTATAAGCTGTTGGCCCAGTTCCTCTCGCTGGCCGCATTTCACTCACAAATTGGCCCACAGAGCGCTGGCTCACTTGGCGTGTACTCACTGTGGCACCGCACACTGCCGTGCCTCACATACCGACGCGTCGACGGTTATGCAAATGTTAGGTAAATGCGCATAATAATAAtttcaaataaatttaatgttctctccgcacacacacagccaggggcagagccaaagccagagccagagctgcAGAGCGCCTAGTGCCAGACTTTGGTGGGTTTAGCTTGCACCGAACAGAAGGAACGAaaacgaatacgaatacgagtatctgtgtgtcCTGTCTGTGTCcttgtgtgtgtatgtaaaCGGCGAACGGAACGTTAGACATGCGGCGCCACCGTCAAAGCTGAAATCTTCCATCGCTTCCATCACTGCGGCGGCTCCCGAGTCCTTCCTTCCTTTTCCTTTGGTGTATATTTAAATGTGTGTTAGTTCTGGTTAGTCcatgtgcttgtgtgtgtgatGGGGgagtgtgtgcttgtgtgtttttgtttgcatAATGTGCAACATTTTATGTTTTTATTACATCTGaaagccagagacagagacagcgacGACTACGGCTAGGGCTACGGCTGAGGCGACTGCCAGGCGTGTCTAATGGCTCTGTGGATATAGGCCTTTTGGCTCCCCTTTTGGCTTTTACTCGTACCATTCGCCTTTTACCTTACCGGCTCTTACCTATTCCCTCCCGCTGCGGAATGATGTGCGGACTATTTGCGCTATAAATATAATAGTTCTAATTTCGCACTAATGCACGAGGGCACATAGTAATCGGCAGATAGTTGAGGCTTAGTGGGTGCCGAGCCCCGAAATAGATCACACGCGGGTCGAGGGTGTGTCTGCGGCGGCCATGTTTGAGTGTTGATTTATcgcaaaagaaaaacagaggCCCACTGCAGTCGGCGGGCAAACAAATCATTTTCCACacgccagccagccagcacgACAGCAGGCGGCGGTGCAACAAGGAAGGGGGATGCAATGCTCATGCCAGGGTCTCCTCGCATTACAAGCGTCTATCAGTAggcaggacaggacaggacagatGCGACGAACGCGGTGGACTTGGAGGCCACAGCGATGACAATTGGCAGCTATGCAGAATGTTGCATGGGGAATGTACCGCAGAGGCTGGCCCGATAAAATAATAAACTGGACGACATGCAAAGCGGCCAGAGCGGAGAATTTACGACCACCAGGCGGAAGCGGatgtggaagtggaagtggaagtgcaCTGACCACTGCCTCTCACTGCCACAGCGCTGCTCCGGAGTCCAGTCCGGACTGTGCACTGTTTCACTGCCAAAAAATACTGAATGACAGAGTGATGTAgttgcagatgcagatgcagtgCTCCTCGGCACACATCTGAAAATCCAAACTCCTGATTTAGTGGCATATAATGAGCTGCCTGGCGGGGCAGGAGCCTAGTGcttctcctgctcctcctctcGGTATAAATCATGCAGCATTAACAGCTGCTTGGCCACATCAAATCCGAGTTAAGTTTTCCGCGCTGTCGGGTGCAGCTGAGCGAATGCCGGAAGCGGATGCGGAGCCCGAGCtatagagagagaaagagagagatctGGAAATGCTGCACCATGGTGCCAGCGAAACAATTCTCTAGCTTTTCGGCCATAAAACAAATCGCTTTGAAATTGCAGTTTAAATATTTCTGCACAATTTTTCACTGCTCCCTCCGCCGCCGGTCAAAGTGGCTGTCTGCCCCATTCGTCGTGGCTCCTGGtgcctgcccctgcccatgGGCAACGTTTCTATCCTCACATGTTTTGCCATCGTtgcattatttaacttttacTCGAGAGACGAGTGCCGTGAGGAGGCAGGCGGCAGGAGCTACTCGTAGAGGAGGCTGCTGCTTGATGCTGAAATAATTTGCAGTTTGCAAACCGAAAATTTATGACTTTGGCAGTTGATTTCTTTGCAGTTGGAGTGATTGTACGAGCGAAGATCTGGAGagcgagagacagagacagagacagagagagagagagtcctGGTTGACTGGCCACAGGATATGCTCCTTTGTCCCTCCAATATATCCATCCCCTCTCCTCAGCCACACTTGAAGTTGTGCACTCGTACTATACACTCGTCGTATCTGTCGTATTTGCAATATCTTCGCTTTGTGCAAACGCATTCACCAAGAAAATTGCTTCCTTTGGACGGGTCTCCGTCTCCATCTCCGTCTGTATCCTGTGTCCTGAATATGTGGCTGTAGCTGTGTCTATGGCTATGGCCCCTGACCTGCACAGGTCTTTTGGTTTTAACATACCAAACG
The sequence above is a segment of the Drosophila miranda strain MSH22 chromosome 4, D.miranda_PacBio2.1, whole genome shotgun sequence genome. Coding sequences within it:
- the LOC108161455 gene encoding protein arginine N-methyltransferase 1 → MGATSTGKIFDSQEMGDNEEMADGDCVRDYRLQEALYFKMYARLEVQEWLLKDSARNRAYRSAIRCNAAAFKDKTVLDVGCGLGTLSLFAAESGAHRVIAVEAASIAEYTRSIVLDNSYAAVITVIRGKVEEIELPEGIEKVDIILCDWMGHCLFSENMIESLIFARDKWLAPGGLIFPDSAQLYLGAISGQEGEVGQDLDQWNDLYDIDMGAIRRSCEGTAVVAHVDARQMMSKVVLVKSLDLYTAPRHSCFTRCHYELKVTRSGQVHAFFAYFDVGFGKSPNRVCLSTSPQAPWTHWNQTVFHMKSPLTVGPEETIRGMFSIKPSLKNIYGLEFDINFEHKGKEKSIRAKQSFFLDYFLPQGLS